The sequence ACGCCTTGAACGCCGAGCAGCAGCTGTTTACCACTCGCCGCGATCTGGCGCAGGCGCGGTACGACTATTTGATGGCCTGGACCAAGTTGCATTACTACGCCGGGACCTTGAACGAACAGGATCTGGCGCGGGTGGATGAGGCTTTTGTGGTCGCTCAACAGCCCTCACCCTAACCCTCTCCCAGGGGGAGAGGGGACCGATTGGGGGATATTGCAGAAGTACACCGACTTGAACGAACGCTAGCGAATCCAACATTTCAGGTCGATGAATAACGCAAGACACCTCGGTCAGCTCCCTCTCACTTGGCGAGGATGTGCTTCACCGAATCCATAATCGACCCGATTCTTCAGGTCGATGTAAGACGCAAGACACCTCGGTCAGCTCCCTCTCCCTCCGGGAGAGGGCTGGGGTGAGGGAAATGCTCTACCGAATCCATATTCGACCCGTTTCTTCAGGTCGATGCATGACGCAAGACACCTCGGTCAGCTCCCTCTCCTTGGGGAGAGGGCTGGGGTGAGGGGAACAGGCAACACCGCAAAACAACCTGCATAAAACAATAAAAGTGAGTGGTGAACATGGACGTACGCATCAAGCCGGTTTCGGTCGGCACCCTGTTGCTTGTGATTTCTGCAACCCAGGCGCAGGCCCAATACCTCGAAAGCGGCCAACCCGGCGATCCCGCCAGTTGGCGCAGCGCCGAATTCCTCCGCGACTGGGGCCTGAGCCGCATGCAGGCCGAGCAAGCCTACGCCGCCGGCATCACCGGCCAAGGCGTGAAAATCGGCGCCCTCGACTCCGGTTTCGATGCCGCCCACCCGGAATTCGCCAGCGATCGTTATCACCCGGTGCAGGCCAGCGGCAGCAACATCGACGGCTCGCTGTTCAACGTCGATGGCACCCTCAATCCCAACAACGACTCCCACGGCACCCATGTGGTCGGCACCATGGGCGCCTCGCGCGATGGCAGCGGCATGCACGGCGTGGCGTACAACGCGCAAATCTACGTCGGCAACACCAACAAGAACGACAGTTTCCTGTTCGGCCCCAACCCCGATCCGCGCTATTTCAAAGCGGTGTATGACGCCCTGGCCGATGCCGGCGTGCGCGCGATCAACAACAGTTGGGGCAGCCAGCCGCCGGATGTCAGCTACCGCACACTGGCTGATCTGCACGCCGCTTATGCGCAGCACTGGAACAAAGGCACATGGCTCGATGCCGCCGCCGATGTGTCCCGACGCGGTGTGATCAACGTGTTCAGCGCCGGCAACAGCGGCTACCCGAATGCCAGCGTGCGTTCGGCGTTGCCGTATTTTCAGCCGGATCTGGAAGGTCACTGGCTGGCCGTGTCGGGCCTCGATCAGAGCAATCAGCAGAAGTACAACCAGTGCGGCCTCGCCAAATACTGGTGCATCACCACGCCGGGGGCGAAGATCGACAGCACCATTCCCGGTGGCGGTTACGCGATCAAATCCGGCACCTCGATGTCGGCGCCGCATGCGACCGGTGCGCTGGCGTTGGTGATGGAACGCTATCCGTACATGAACAATCAGCAGGCCCTCGAAGTGCTGCTGACCACCGCCACGCAACTGGATGGCTCGGTCACCGATGCGCCGACTGACCGAGTCGGCTGGGGCGTGGCCAATCTGAATCGGGCGATGCGCGGGCCGGGGCAATTGCTCGGTGCGTTTGATGCCAGCCTGGGGGCAGGGCAGCGCGATGTCTGGAGCAATGACATCTCCGACAAGGCGCTGATTCAGCGTCAGGCCGAAGACCTCGCCGAGCACAATGCCTGGCAGCAAACCCTGCAAGACAAGGGCTGGCAGAATGGCGTTCCCGCAGGCGCCAGCCAACAGGATCAGACCGACTACGCGGTCGGCACTGCCCGTGATGCAGCGGTGGCGAGCCGGGTGTATCAGGGCAGCCTGATCAAATCCGGCGGCGGGCAGTTGATCCTCTCCGGTGACAACACCTATCGCGGCGCAACTACGGTCAATGGCGGTTTGCTGACGGTCAACGGTTCGCTGACTTCCGCTGTCACGGTGAACGACAGCGGCACCCTCGGCGGTTCCGGGCGGATCGGCGCGCTGACCGCCAACAGCGGCGCTCGCGTGGCGCCGGGCAACTCCATCGGTACGCTGAATGTGGCCGGTGACGTGACCTTCGCGCCCGGTTCGACTTACGCCGTTGAACTGTCACCGACCAGCAGCGACCGCATCGTCGCCGGTGGCACCGCCAATATCAGCGGCGCCACCGTCAGCCTGTCGCTGGAAAACAGCCCGACGCTGCTCAGCACCACCGAGGTGCAGAGCCTGCTCGGTCGCCAGTACGACATCCTGCAAGCGGCCGGCGGCATTCAGGGCCGGTTCGGCGCGGTGCTGCCGAATTATGTGTTTATTGGCGGTAGCCTCGACTACGCCGCCACCGGCATTCAGCTCGATATCGTACGTAATGCGACTACCTTCAGCAGCGTCGGGCAAACGCCAAACCAGCGTTCGGTGGCCGTTGCCGTCGAAGGCCTGGGCGCCGGCAATTCGGTCTACGAAAGCCTGTTGCGTTCACCAGACGCCGCTTCGGCGCAACAAGCGTTCCAGCAGTTGAGCGGCGAGATCTACCCGGCGTTGAGTTCGATGCTGATCAACGACAGCCGCCAGTTGCGCGATGCGGTGGGCGAGCGTCTGCACGACACAACAGCTGCGCAAAGCAACGGCTGGATCAAGGCTCTCGGGGCATGGGGCACGACCGATTCGAGCCACGACACGGCGGGCTACAACACCTCGATTGGCGGGCTGCTGGCCGGTGTCGATGGTGCGCTGGACGAGCAGACGCGCATCGGTCTGGTTACCGGTTACAGCGACAGTTCACTGAGCATGGGTTCGGGCACGCATTCCTCGGCCAAGGTCGACAGCTATCATCTGGGCGCGTACGCCGGCCGTGAAGTTGGCGCCTGGCGCTTGAGCACCGGCGCGGCTTACAGCTGGCATCGCGCCGATGTGAAACGCGATCTGCAATACGGCGACGTCAGCGGCAAACAGAAAGCCAAGGTGGATGCAGCGACCACGCAAGTGTTCGGCGAAGCGGCTTATCGCTTGCACCTGCAACCACTGGCGCTGGAACCGTTCGCCAACCTGGCCTACGTGCATCTGGACACTGAAGGCTTGACCGAGAAGGGCGACGCCGCCGCGCTGAAAAGTTCGGGCGATCAACGTGACGCCGTGCTGAGCACCCTCGGCGTGCGGGCGATCAAGACCTTCAATCTTTCGCCTGCGCAATCACTCGACGTCAGCGGCCACCTCGGCTGGCAGCACAGCCTGAGCGACATCGACTCCGAACAGCATCTGCGCTTTGCCAGCGGCGGTACGCCGTACGCGGTGGAGAGTTCGGCGCTGGTACGCGATGCCGCGCTGGTCGGCGTGCAGGCCAGCCTCGCGCTGAGCAAAGACGTGCGCGTCAACCTTGATTACAACGGACAACTGGCCAATCGCGAAAAGCTTCATGGCGTTGGCTTGAGCCTGAACTGGCAGTTCTAACCGCCGCGCTCCGATCGTTCCCACGCTCTGCGTGGGAATGCCTCTAGGGACGCTCTGCGTCCAGTGACGCGGAGCGTCACGGGCTGCATTCCCACGCGGAGCGTGGGAACGATCATCGCCCTCAGTGGCAACGATCAGGATTTTTCGCAACATCACTAAGGAAGGTCGCTGGATGAATAACAACAATACCCCCGCGCAAACGGGAGGCCGCTTTGCCCTGAAAACCCTCACGCTCGCCGTGCTCTGTGCCATCGGTACAGCCCACGCCGTGCCCTACGTGGAGAGCGGACGCACGGGCGATCCGTCGAGTTGGCGCAGTGCCGAGTTTCAGGCCGATTGGGGCCTGGGCGCGATCGGTGCCGATCACGCTTACGCCGCCGGTTATACCGGCAAAGGCGTGAAACTGGGGATCTTTGACCAGCCAGTGTATGCCGCGCACCCGGAGTTTTCCGGCAGCAATAAAGTCGTCACTCTGGTCACCAGCGGGATTCGCGAATACACCGACCCGTACATCCCGGTCAAAGCCGGCGATGCGTTCCGCTATGACGGTTCGCCCTCGGTCGGCTCCGACGGCAAACTCGGCGCCCACGGCACCCACGTCGGCGGTATCGCCGCCGGCAGTCGCGACGGCGGGCCGATGCACGGCGTGGCGTTCGGTGCGCAGATCATCAGCGCCGACAACGGCGACCCGGGCCCGGAGGACGGCATTGTTCGCGGCAACGACGGCGCGGTGTACAAGGCCGGTTGGGATGCACTGATCGCCAGCGGCGCGCGCATCATCAACAACAGTTGGGGCATCGGCATCACTGATCGTTTCGATCTCGGTGGCCGCGATCCGGCCTATCCGCATTTCACCGTCAATGACGCGCAATTGCAGTTCAACGAGATCCGCACACTGCTCGGCACCAAACCCGGTGGCGCCTACGACGGCGCTATTGCCGCCGCGCGCAGCGGCATCGTGACGATCTTCGCCGCGGGTAACGACTACAACCTCAACAACCCGGACGCCATCGCCGGCCTCGGCTATTTCGTTCCGGACATCGCGCCGAACTGGATCACCGTCGCCGCGTTGCAGCAGAACCCGGACCTGGCCAGCGCCAACCCGTACATCATGAGTACGTTCTCTTCGCGCTGCGGCTACACCGCGAGTTTCTGCGTCTCGGCGCCGGGCACGAAGATCTTCAGCGCGATCATCGAAGGCACCAACGCCGACAACCTCACCACCGGCTACAAAAATTACAACGGCACCTCGATGGCCGCGCCGCACGTGGCCGGCTCCATGGCGGTGCTGATGGAGCGCTTCCCGTACATGACCGGTGATCAGGTCGCCACTGTCTTGCGCACCACCGCCAGCGACCTCGGCGCACCGGGCATCGACGCCTTGTACGGCTGGGGCATGATCAACCTGCGCAAGGGCATCGACGGCCCGTCGATGTTCGTTACCGAGCAGGATATTCCGGCGGAATTCCGCATCGACGGCGCTTACGGTTCCGGCCAGTTTGTCGCGGATCTGCCGGGCATCGGCGCGATCATCGATCAGGGCAAACCGACCGAGCGCGTGTGCACCGACATCACTTGCGGCCTCGATACCTGGCGCAACGACATTTCCGGTCACGGCGGTTTGACCAAGCAAGGTATCGGCACGCTGGTGCTGACCGGCAACAACACTTACAGCGGCCCGACCCTGGTCAATCAGGGCCGCTTGGCCATCAACGGCTCGCTGCAATCGGCGGTGACGGTGAATGACGGCGGTATCCTCGGCGGCAATGGCCACATCGGCGCGCTGTCGGTGAACAGCGGCGGTACGGTCGCACCGGGTAACTCCATCGGCACCCTGAACGTGGCCGGTGACGTGACCTTTGCACCGGGTTCGACCTACGCCGTAGAGCTGTCACCGACCAGCAGCGATCAGATCATCGCTACCGGCAAAGCCGTGATTGAAGGCGCCACGGTGAGCATGTCGCTGGAAAACAGTCCGACCCTGTTGACCACCAACGAAGTGCAAAGCCTGCTCGGCACTCAGTACAACATCCTGCAAGCGGCGGGCGGCATCGAAGGACGCTTCGGTCAGGTGTTGCCGGATTACGCCTTCCTTGGCGGCACGCTGGCGTACTCGGCCACTGGCATTCAGTTGGCAGTCGGGCGTAACGAGGCCTCGTTCGCCAGTGTCGGCCTGACGCCGAACCAGCGT comes from Pseudomonas sp. RU47 and encodes:
- the eprS gene encoding autotransporter serine peptidase EprS; protein product: MDVRIKPVSVGTLLLVISATQAQAQYLESGQPGDPASWRSAEFLRDWGLSRMQAEQAYAAGITGQGVKIGALDSGFDAAHPEFASDRYHPVQASGSNIDGSLFNVDGTLNPNNDSHGTHVVGTMGASRDGSGMHGVAYNAQIYVGNTNKNDSFLFGPNPDPRYFKAVYDALADAGVRAINNSWGSQPPDVSYRTLADLHAAYAQHWNKGTWLDAAADVSRRGVINVFSAGNSGYPNASVRSALPYFQPDLEGHWLAVSGLDQSNQQKYNQCGLAKYWCITTPGAKIDSTIPGGGYAIKSGTSMSAPHATGALALVMERYPYMNNQQALEVLLTTATQLDGSVTDAPTDRVGWGVANLNRAMRGPGQLLGAFDASLGAGQRDVWSNDISDKALIQRQAEDLAEHNAWQQTLQDKGWQNGVPAGASQQDQTDYAVGTARDAAVASRVYQGSLIKSGGGQLILSGDNTYRGATTVNGGLLTVNGSLTSAVTVNDSGTLGGSGRIGALTANSGARVAPGNSIGTLNVAGDVTFAPGSTYAVELSPTSSDRIVAGGTANISGATVSLSLENSPTLLSTTEVQSLLGRQYDILQAAGGIQGRFGAVLPNYVFIGGSLDYAATGIQLDIVRNATTFSSVGQTPNQRSVAVAVEGLGAGNSVYESLLRSPDAASAQQAFQQLSGEIYPALSSMLINDSRQLRDAVGERLHDTTAAQSNGWIKALGAWGTTDSSHDTAGYNTSIGGLLAGVDGALDEQTRIGLVTGYSDSSLSMGSGTHSSAKVDSYHLGAYAGREVGAWRLSTGAAYSWHRADVKRDLQYGDVSGKQKAKVDAATTQVFGEAAYRLHLQPLALEPFANLAYVHLDTEGLTEKGDAAALKSSGDQRDAVLSTLGVRAIKTFNLSPAQSLDVSGHLGWQHSLSDIDSEQHLRFASGGTPYAVESSALVRDAALVGVQASLALSKDVRVNLDYNGQLANREKLHGVGLSLNWQF
- a CDS encoding autotransporter serine protease, which produces MNNNNTPAQTGGRFALKTLTLAVLCAIGTAHAVPYVESGRTGDPSSWRSAEFQADWGLGAIGADHAYAAGYTGKGVKLGIFDQPVYAAHPEFSGSNKVVTLVTSGIREYTDPYIPVKAGDAFRYDGSPSVGSDGKLGAHGTHVGGIAAGSRDGGPMHGVAFGAQIISADNGDPGPEDGIVRGNDGAVYKAGWDALIASGARIINNSWGIGITDRFDLGGRDPAYPHFTVNDAQLQFNEIRTLLGTKPGGAYDGAIAAARSGIVTIFAAGNDYNLNNPDAIAGLGYFVPDIAPNWITVAALQQNPDLASANPYIMSTFSSRCGYTASFCVSAPGTKIFSAIIEGTNADNLTTGYKNYNGTSMAAPHVAGSMAVLMERFPYMTGDQVATVLRTTASDLGAPGIDALYGWGMINLRKGIDGPSMFVTEQDIPAEFRIDGAYGSGQFVADLPGIGAIIDQGKPTERVCTDITCGLDTWRNDISGHGGLTKQGIGTLVLTGNNTYSGPTLVNQGRLAINGSLQSAVTVNDGGILGGNGHIGALSVNSGGTVAPGNSIGTLNVAGDVTFAPGSTYAVELSPTSSDQIIATGKAVIEGATVSMSLENSPTLLTTNEVQSLLGTQYNILQAAGGIEGRFGQVLPDYAFLGGTLAYSATGIQLAVGRNEASFASVGLTPNQRAVGAAAERLGAGNALFETLLLSPNAASAQQAFQQLSGEIHPAIGTMLINDSRYLREAVGERLRERDLFNAGAPTDERSNAWVKVLGSWGKSDGGHDNADSNSSIGGLLAGVDGLIAEDTRLGFVTGYSDSSLSMGSGTHSSASVDSYHLGAYLGHQIDALRLTVGGAYSWHRVDVKRDLQFGDVSSKQKTKHDAATTQVFTEAAYDLGLQPMNLEPFANLAYVHLNTESFTEKGDAAALKGGEDNRDVVLSTLGVRAKRSFALSDQQQLELGASLGWQHNLNNVDADSHLAFANGNSAFTVQGVSMDRDAAVVGVRAGLALNRDVRVNLDYNGLIGSNEKDHGVGLTLDWQF